One Anastrepha obliqua isolate idAnaObli1 chromosome 6, idAnaObli1_1.0, whole genome shotgun sequence DNA window includes the following coding sequences:
- the LOC129249841 gene encoding uncharacterized protein LOC129249841 produces the protein MIHGPCGELNVNSPCMIDEKCSKRYPRQFTSDTITGNDGYPLYRRRSPNDNGKTAIIRMHNQEIEVDNRWVVPYCPLLSKIFNAHINVEYCNSVKSIKYICKYVNKGSDMAIFGVAGDNRNDEITQYQMGRYISSNEAVWGIMSFPMHEIHPAVVHLAVHLENGQRVYFNVANLLERAAQPPATTLTAFFKLCETDTFAITLLYSEVPQYYTWNVSSKKFERRKQGTAVHGHPGIFRTDAIGKKYTVHPNNVDCFYLRLLLVNVNGPKSFQELRTVNGHLCETYREACQLLHLLEDDAHWDSTLHDASISAHPQQIRMLFAVILSTCMPSNPLELWSKYKHNIAEDILIRMRHHVRNPDLLITLEMYNEALIIIEDMCLRIANKTLVQLGMTAPNRDMHDLFDRELQREKEFNSNDFRLFVQSNITKMNIQQKHV, from the coding sequence ATGATACATGGACCGTGCGGTGAACTAAATGTGAATTCACCATGTATGATTGATGAAAAGTGTTCGAAACGATACCCAAGGCAATTTACTTCAGACACAATAACGGGCAATGACGGATATCCGTTGTATCGACGTAGATCACCTAATGATAATGGCAAAACGGCAATCATTAGAATGCATAACCAGGAAATTGAAGTTGATAATCGTTGGGTGGTTCCGTATTGTCCattattatcgaaaatatttaacGCTCATATAAATGTGGAATATTGTAATTCTGTCAAgtccattaaatatatttgcaagtatgTAAATAAAGGGAGCGATATGGCTATTTTCGGTGTTGCTGGTGATAatagaaatgatgaaattactcaGTATCAAATGGGTCGCTATATTAGTAGCAATGAAGCTGTCTGGGGGATTATGTCGTTTCCAATGCACGAAATACATCCTGCGGTTGTTCACTTGGCTGTGCATCTTGAGAATGGCCAAcgtgtttattttaatgtagcAAATTTGTTGGAAAGAGCAGCGCAACCCCCAGCAACTACGTTAAcagcttttttcaaattatgcgaAACTGATACATTTGCGATAACTTTGTTATATTCTGAAGTGCCTCAGTATTACACATGGAATGtgtcttcgaaaaaatttgaaagacgTAAACAAGGAACAGCAGTTCATGGACATCCTGGCATTTTCCGAACAGATGCAATTGGCAAAAAATATACAGTACATCCAAACAATGttgattgtttttatttgagattGTTATTAGTTAACGTGAATGGCccaaaatcatttcaagaattgaGAACAGTCAACGGTCATTTGTGTGAAACATACCGTGAAGCATGCCaacttttgcatttgttggaGGATGATGCACATTGGGATTCAACACTCCATGATGCATCTATTTCGGCTCATCCTCAACAAATACGAATGCTGTTTGCCGTTATATTATCAACATGTATGCCATCAAATCCACTGGAATTATGGAgcaaatataaacataatattGCAGAAGATATTTTAATTCGTATGCGTCATCATGTAAGAAATCCTGATTTGTTGATAACTTTGGAAATGTACAACGAAGCTTTGATAATAATTGAAGATATGTGTCTacggattgcaaataaaacattaGTACAATTGGGTATGACCGCACCAAATCGTGACATGCATGATCTGTTTGATCGTGAATTGCAACGTGAGAAGgaattcaattctaatgattttcgtttatttgtacAATCGAATATAACCAAAATGAATATTCAGCAAAAacatgtatag
- the LOC129249843 gene encoding uncharacterized protein LOC129249843: MIHGPCGELNVNSPCMIDEKCSKRYPRQFTSDTITGNDGYPLYRRRSLNDNGKTAIIRMHNQEIEVDNRWVVPYCPLLSKIFNAHINVEYCNSVKSIKYICKYVNKGSDMAIFGVAGDNRNDEITQYQMGRYISSNEAVWRIMSFPMHEIHPAVVHLAVHLENGQRVYFNVANLLERAAQPPATTLTAFFKLCETDTFAITLLYSEVPQYYTWNVSSKKFERRKQGTAVHGHPGIFRTDAIGRKYTVHPNNVDCFYLRLLLVNVNGPKSFQELRTVNGHLCETYREACQLLHLLEDDAHWDSTLHDASISAHPQQIRMLFAVILSTCMPSNPLELWSKYKHNIAEDILIRMRHHVRNPDLLITLEMYNEALIIIEDMCLRIANKTLVQLGMTAPNRDMHDLFDRELQREKEFNSNDFRLFVQSNITKMNIQQKHV; this comes from the coding sequence ATGATACATGGACCGTGCGGTGAACTAAATGTGAATTCACCATGTATGATTGATGAAAAGTGTTCGAAACGATACCCAAGGCAATTTACTTCAGACACAATAACGGGCAATGACGGATATCCGTTGTATCGACGTAGATCACTTAATGATAATGGCAAAACGGCAATCATTAGAATGCATAACCAGGAAATTGAAGTTGATAATCGTTGGGTGGTTCCGTATTGTCCattattatcgaaaatatttaacGCTCATATAAATGTGGAATATTGTAATTCTGTCAAgtccattaaatatatttgcaagtatgTAAATAAAGGGAGCGATATGGCTATTTTCGGTGTTGCTGGTGATAatagaaatgatgaaattactcaGTATCAAATGGGTCGCTATATTAGTAGCaatgaagctgtctggaggattatGTCGTTTCCAATGCACGAAATACATCCTGCGGTTGTTCACTTGGCTGTGCATCTTGAGAATGGCCAAcgtgtttattttaatgtagcAAATTTGTTGGAAAGAGCAGCGCAACCCCCAGCAACTACGTTAAcagcttttttcaaattatgcgaAACTGATACATTTGCGATAACTTTGTTATATTCTGAAGTGCCTCAGTATTACACATGGAATGtgtcttcgaaaaaatttgaaagacgTAAACAAGGAACAGCAGTTCATGGACATCCTGGCATTTTCCGAACAGATGCAATTGGCAGAAAATATACAGTACATCCAAACAATGttgattgtttttatttgagattGTTATTAGTTAACGTGAATGGCccaaaatcatttcaagaattgaGAACAGTCAACGGTCATTTGTGTGAAACATACCGTGAAGCATGCCaacttttgcatttgttggaGGATGATGCACATTGGGATTCAACACTCCATGATGCATCTATTTCGGCTCATCCTCAACAAATACGAATGCTGTTTGCCGTTATATTATCAACATGTATGCCATCAAATCCACTGGAATTATGGAgcaaatataaacataatattGCAGAAGATATTTTAATTCGTATGCGTCATCATGTAAGAAATCCTGATTTGTTGATAACTTTGGAAATGTACAACGAAGCTTTGATAATAATTGAAGATATGTGTCTacggattgcaaataaaacattaGTACAATTGGGTATGACCGCACCAAATCGTGACATGCATGATCTGTTTGATCGTGAATTGCAACGTGAGAAGgaattcaattctaatgattttcgtttatttgtacAATCGAATATAACCAAAATGAATATTCAGCAAAAacatgtatag